Part of the Ctenopharyngodon idella isolate HZGC_01 chromosome 8, HZGC01, whole genome shotgun sequence genome, gaattcactgagctcctgagagcgacccattctttcacaaatgtttgtagaagcagtctgcatgcctaggtgcttgattctatacacctgtggccatgaaagtgattggaacacctgaattcaatgatttggaggggtgtcccaatacttttggcaatatagtgtgttttaaatgtaacattttaaacatcttattaaaaaaaagatatgcaGAGTAGTAGGTGGTACACACAAGCAAATTAGAGTGAgagtacagttaaaggtatatttttatataacaagATGATTTTGATCTCATGATAGTACCcttttaaatcttaaaatagTAATGCATACTATTCTATATGCTgatatgtgtgtgtacctgcTCCTTCATCTCACACAGCAGGTCCACCATGACCATTCTTCCTTCAGCATCAGTGTTTCCAACTCGGACTCTACGACCGGCACGAGACACCACCAACTCATCTGCCACATAACAATCTGCcaaagggtaaaaaaaaaaaaaaaaaaggatgacaAATACTTCGTAACAGACACCCAAACCTGTCAACACATGCAGACAAAGCTGCTTACCAGATCCGACACTGTTCCGCACCATTGCCATCGCACCCACAACCTTCAGGTGTTTGGGCTTCAGTTTGGCTAGGatctaaaacaacaacaacaacaacaatgataTTAGACTCTAATATTCTTCTGATCTTCAGTAATATGAGCAGGTGTGTATGGGATCAGTACCGTGAAAAAGCCAGCAACAGCCGCAGATCCACATTTATCTCTGTGCATTCCAGCCATGATTCCACCGGCCTTGATGTCCGCTCCACCGGTGTCATACGTAATGCCCTGAAACAACATACAATGTTCATATGGACTGGAAACTGCTCTGTCCTGGGTGTCCAAATACAATTAACCTAAATATTACCTTGCCAACCACCATGAGAGTCTGTTGAATGGGTCCTTCTCCACTGTAACTCAGCTTGATCACTCTGGCCTGATGGCGCGGCACAGCTGAAGCAGAAACATCAGCCttttaacacttatttaactTAATGATACATTACATAACACAGTCACTAATGAGATCCAGAGTTGGAGTCTTGAGCTCTGGAGAACACAGAAATGTGGCCTTTATCTAGGTCttatgctgaattttcagcatcattactccagtgttcagtgtcacatgatctttcagaaaccattctaatatgctgatttgatgctcaaaaaaaaaaaaaaaaaattatatatatatagaaaacagttgtgttgcttaatttttgtggaaactatgataattttttttctgaatttataatgaatagaatgtttaaatgaacagcatgtatttgaaatagaaaacttttgtgacattataaatgtttttactgtcacttttaatcaatttaatggatccttgctgaataaaagtatgaatttcttaaatttttaaaaaaaataaataatatattatattttttttctgtgtttggaaaattttaagataaattcagtgtttgaaataaaatgttattatgaatttatttattaataaatcaatcaatcctgcattttctcttttttagtTTTCAAACTAGATGTTATGGATCAGTGCTTTGAGGGATCTAGTTTTGGCTCTAACTGATCTGAAGAGTGAAATCTCTCTGTAATTCCATATTAAATCCACATTACATTATATGGATATTATATCTATATATTCCATATTAAACTGTGCTCTTACTGTTAGCACAGCGGTTGACTGCAGCCAAACAGGGGTACTCCTTCTCCAGAATGTTCAAATTACTCACTACTGTCACCTAAGAAACACATGGAGATGAATGAAGCATATCAGTTCTTATTGGCATGAGATACAGCTTTAAACTGTATTAAATGTTCACTCAAAGACTCACCGTTACAGGACTATCCTTGAAGACTGCTTGAACATACTCAGCTACACGTGGGGCAGCCATTCGCTCCGGGTCAGAGCCACCGATATCACGATAGACAAACCTGCACCATACGCAAATGACCTTTTTTATTGCTTATTGTACACTGTAGGTCTTAGTCAAAATGATAGCTCAAAATTGGGGACACAATAAAGAACACACAATCATACCTGCCACTCTCCAGAGCATTAGCTAGCTCAGTAATGGCGGCTCCCTCTGTCTGGTTCTTCGCCCAGACGCCCAGCACCGCCACCTTATGAGGGGACGTCTTGGGCTCCCTCACCTCTAGAGGCTGACAACACAGATATTAACTAGGTTACGCTGGTACTGACAAGCATTAAAGTCTAAAACTAGAGAACAGAGAGGTAGAAATAATAGAGCAATACTTCTATAAgattcagtgttactttagtaTTACTTGtatagtatttatattttggataagtttttattttaattttagtttaagttttagtaattttattgtgcttttgccttttttttttagttttattattatagtttttattatatttctgtttggatttatttttatttcagttttagtcattttaacttaaacattttatttcagttagttgctgAGGCTACATTTCTAAGTTTCGTTTAAGTTTTAAAGTTAATCATTTCatcatctaatatatatattatttttttatttcagcttaaaGCACCCACATTAGGCTTTTCAGATATTACCATTCATGTAAGTGTGTTAAAAAGCTATTTCTAATTCTGAActgtaattccagtcttacttcctgcttAAATCTACGttggtttgtaacaaatttgaaTAGGATAGAGgggaaggaagttcaacactcttatttctaaatctgtcagtcaataaatgtgaaaaagtaacttgttttaacttattttaaaaagtaatttagatattttgttgtaaattgaaaaagtaatgcgttactttactagttacttgaaaaagtaatctgattacataactcaagttacatgtaatgcgttacccccaacactgctcttTGAGAAGTTGacgtgcaatgtatattatgagaaaattaaagtgttttttgaccttggatgcatgtgaacctattgtaggagacctccaaaacaaaattagaaaactttaaaatagcataataggggcataaattattttttaatagttttcgtttacaataacaacactaGTTAGATCCAAAGGAGGAAGTCAATGTGCATTTTAGGGAAAACTGAATTTTTAACGTGACCATTTTAatgattgaataaaataaagtaaaaatgtacaattaaaaaataaataatacataaaaacaatgcttCTCACCATGTAGAGAGCATGCAGGGCTCCCAGCACGGCTGCCAGGGTGTTTTTTGCATAGCTGTTATGTGGGGGACAAACCAGCAGAGGACGCTTCATGCCAGTTTTCAGAGCCctatgacaaaaaataattCAGATCAATGAAACAAAACCTTTAGATGAGTAAAAGTCTTCTTCAAAGACAGAATTATGTCCTAGAAGAACAGCATGTCAGGGACATGGACATTAAAGACACAATATTGTTTTCACAGGATGTAAGTTGATCATTACGCATCGTGTTTGCATAAGCACCTCTTAATGCCATTAGCAGCAGCGTCACTGAACCGCCGGACATCATCATAATCCCGATTCACTGGACCAGTGCAGGCAAACACCAATCTGTTTCCAGGGAGACCAGGAGCCTTGACAACCACGACCTCTTCCCCGAAGCAACAGTCCACCTAAATGAGA contains:
- the zgc:152830 gene encoding putative aminopeptidase W07G4.4, with product MSVNIQPIQWTSDCKDQNFDGIILITQSFEELPDELECLKAPLQDYSAVDCCFGEEVVVVKAPGLPGNRLVFACTGPVNRDYDDVRRFSDAAANGIKRALKTGMKRPLLVCPPHNSYAKNTLAAVLGALHALYMPLEVREPKTSPHKVAVLGVWAKNQTEGAAITELANALESGRFVYRDIGGSDPERMAAPRVAEYVQAVFKDSPVTVTVVSNLNILEKEYPCLAAVNRCANTVPRHQARVIKLSYSGEGPIQQTLMVVGKGITYDTGGADIKAGGIMAGMHRDKCGSAAVAGFFTILAKLKPKHLKVVGAMAMVRNSVGSDCYVADELVVSRAGRRVRVGNTDAEGRMVMVDLLCEMKEQALKEVSPHLFTIATLTGHAIRAMGPHYSIIMDNGAAQRSGNALQWQKAGEVLGDLFEVSTIRREDYEFHKGKSEYEEILQSNNLPSSATPRGHQTPAAFLIMASGLDKHGVDSDKPLPYSHIDIAGSSGPFPGVPTGAPILAMATKYLQL